DNA from Mustela erminea isolate mMusErm1 chromosome 18, mMusErm1.Pri, whole genome shotgun sequence:
aggctccatgcccagctcgatcttaccaccccgagatcatgacctgagtcaaaatcaagagtcggacgcttaaccagctgagccacccaggtgcccctcttcacaGTTTTCAGTCTGCATTTCTTTTAGGATGAGTGGTATATGAGAAGAGCCTCCAAGTTAGAGTATGAAAACAGACTCGGTTGTCTGATATGTTGGGAGATTGTTGATACATATCCCAACACTATAGGAGTCTTGCTTGGAACTGTCTTGATTTGTCATCTAGAAACCTGACCAGGTGCATAAAGTCTCCTTTAAAATTCctatcagggggcacctgggtggctcagtgggttgggcttctgcctttggctcgggtcatgatcttggggtcctgggatcggcctgcatccggctctctgctcagcggggagcctgcttccccctctctctctgcctacctctctgcctacttgtgatccctctctctgtcaaataaataaataaaatctttgaaagaacaaaaaaaattcctatcTGACACAGTCTTCAGAACAGCTCCCAAGACAGATGTACCCTCTAGCCTTGCCACTCACTCCGCTCTGCCACTGCGTGTCTGTGTGGGTACAACACTCCCAGAGGAGCCGACATGCTGAACACAACACACCAGAAAACCCCTTGGTCTATCTCCATCTCTGCCTACACAGACATAGGTGGCTAGCGGTGCCATTGACACATCTTTGTAGCTAAAACAAAGGGCAGGAGGGAGTGATGTGCAGACAGACCGGCAGAAAGATAGAGGACAACTTTTCAGCCACTCTGCTTTCGATTGGAATCGTGGACATACAGGATTTCTTGTCCCCTGATCACGCCCACAAGGCCTCATCATGAATCCAAGATGCTTCCCAATGACCATGATGGTGTCAGAACAGAGATGCCTTCCCTCAGCACATGTCCACGTACAGACGCACAcacctcccactgcctctccgTGGCCTCTCTCCCAAAGgtgccttccttcctctcctctcaacCCAGCGAGCCAAGACTCAGTGGCCACCTGTCTCTGGTCTGGCTCCTTCCACCCACGCTGGCACCTGCCAGGCAGCTCCCCGCCCCCGCAGCCCTCAGgaggccagggcccagggcctggggcagggcacGCGTGGAACAGGTTGATGCTGTTCTCCCGGAAGTAGAGCAGGAGAGGGGTGGGGTCACGGGGCAGGCGGGGTCCCTGGAAGCCTACATCCTTGCCTCCAGAAAGGCATAAAGCTGTCGCCCATGCTGGAGAGGGACAGTAGCTCCCTCAACCTGCAGACTGAGCGAGTCCTGGGCCCTTATCCCTGATCCGGCTGCTGGACAGGACCCGAAACGGCTGTCTGGTAAGAGCTTGATGACaacaggggaggtgggggtgttcTAGGGATGAATGAGAACATGGGTGGGTAGGGAAGGGCCTAGGAATGCCCTAGAGCCCGGGGAGAACATGTCTTCATAAGGCTTGCAGGGGGAAGTGAGAAGTGGTCCTGGGAGTCCCTCTCTGGTAAGAAGGAGACAGAAGTTTCCTGATCCCTTCCCCAGGCATCGGACTGGCCCCTGGAGGTTGTCCTGCCCCATCCCGGCCCACCCGGGGAATGAGGGGTGAAAAAGGCACCTTGGAGCCCATGTGATTGGCAGGTGGCCCATGCACCTGCTTGTGTGCCTCCCGCTTTTCTGACTCTGTGAGGGGCCTATGGGGGCAGTGAGGGCAGTTCCAGGCCAGCTGGTGCGTCCTCTCCCACCCACGGCTGGGCCAGCGAGCCACCCAGCCAAAGAACCTGGACTTGAACCTCTAAGGCCGGGACCTGAGGCTCTGAAGTTCAGGCTTTTGCAGACCCCACATTCTTGCACCCCAGTATATGTCTCCCAGGGCcacgttcattcattcatttcctcattcattctttccacatACATCTGCCAGGCTCTAGGCCTGCACCAGGTGCTGTGCTCGGTGCCTAGATGACTAAGACTCGTTTCCTGCCCTCTGGGAGGCCACAGTCGAGTAGGCGAGAGCCAGGAGAACAGATCATAACAACACGAACAACGTCAGGTTGCAGGTGTTCAGGAAGGGCGCGTACAAAGtgctctggggacacaggataGAGTCACTAGCTGcctgaaggggaggaagaagggagccaCAAAAGAGGTGACCCAGATTGAATCTTACAGGGATGAATAGGGATTCTTTAGAttgggagggaagcagagggaaccAAGGCAACGATTGAAATGCCTGGGTGTACTGGGTGGCCCCTGGCGGGAAGCGGGTCTGCTCTGAGGCAGGAGCCAGGGGGTGGGCACAAGGGAAGTGACCTCCACCCAAAGAAGGGGCAACAGAGCAGGCGAACCTCGTCTGCCTCCTCAGGCCCTCGGCACCTGTGGGGGCTGCCTGCCTCCCCGGACTCCCTGGTGCCAGCCATCAGAGttctctgggggaagggaagctggGCAGAGCTGCATGGGAGAAGCTTGACTTCCTTCACGCGTGAAACGTCCCAGCCCGGCTCCAAGTTCAAGTTCATGAGGGACATGAATGAGCTGTGCGCAAAAACCCTTGACAGGCAAGGCTGGCTTCTCTACGCAACCGTGTGACGTCGGGCAAGTTGCCTCAGCTTTCTCAGCTGCTTTTCTTCCTCACAAAGCGGAGGTGCCTTGCATTGCTCTCAGCTCTGACATTCCTAGTGTCCCAGCATCTTTaaaggcaccccctcccccaaagccagGTGATCTCTCTCGGCCGCAGCCCTTACCATGTCCCGGTCTCCCAGCTTATCACTCTCCTGTCTCTCCCCAAAACCCGATCCCAACAGAGAAAATGACCATCTTTGAAAATGTCACCCGAGCCCTGGCCAGACAGCTAAACCCTAGAGGGGACCTGACGCCCCTTGACAGCCTCATAGACTTCAAGCGCTTCCATCCCTTCTGCCTGGTgctaaggaagaggaagagcacaCTCTTCTGGGGTGCCCGGTATGTCCGCACAGACTACACCCTCCTGGACGTTCTAGAAGCTGGCAGCTCGCCTGCAGGTCAGTGTGGGTGCGAGGCTGGGCCCCAATGGGTGGGCGCCAGGCCTTGGTTTACGAGGGGGAACCCAAAGCTCCGTCTGCCCAGTTGTGCTTTGGTGTCACGTAGCCCTGAGCTCccccaggaggcagggggagagggatgCCCCTCAGCCTGGCTCctttcatcttctctctcctgcaGATCCGACAGACTCTGGGAACTTTAGCTTTAAGAATATGCTGGATGCCCGAGTGGAGGGAGAGGTGGATGTGCCAAAGACAGTCAAGGTCACGGGGACTGCGGGGCTGTCCCGGAGCAGTACCCTGGAGGTCCAGACACTCAGTGTGGCCCCTAAGGCTCTGGAGACCTTGCACCAGGAGAGGTAagagtggcagggctggggggctaCCAGGATGGGTGGGTGGTTGGAAAGGCTGCTTTGGGCCCTGAGTTAATGGGCAGGGCCCTCACACTGACCTTCACCTATGGGTCATCACAGCAGAGCTCTTAAAGGTGaccattctgggggcgcctgggaggcctcagccattaggtgtctgcctttggctcaggtcatgatcccagggtcctgggattgagtcctgcctcaggctccctgctcagtggagagtctgcttctccctctgcctgctgctcccctgcttgtgtgctcgctcgctctctctctctctctctgtgtcaaataaataaataaatctccaaagaaaaaaaagaaagaaagaaaaagacgaCCATGTGGTCCATGGGTGCATCTCCTAACCACTCCTAGCCATCTCTTTCCACGACTCCCAGTACCACtcccctctctcattctttctctctctctctctctctctctctcacacacacacacacacacacacacacacgagtatgAGCATGTTCACATTAacttgctatgtgaccttggaaaaaataacttttcctctcaggacctcagttttctttcctgaaaaatgATGTGGTTCCATGAAAACCTCTAGGGTTCCTTCCTAAACTTGActctataaaaaggaaaaggtctTATCTGCTCCCTACTGAAGCTTGGGCACAGCGTTCTGCTCCCATAAATCAAGCCGTCTGCCCGGTCCTATACCTATAACAGGCAGCCCTTGAGAACACTGCTCCCACGGCACAAGGGGTGTGGCTGATGCCATGTCAATGCTGGGCACCTCAAATGGGGGTGCTTGCCAGGGGAACTGACTTTTAAGTAGTTAAGTGGTGGTTgaaagaagggaggcaggaggaaagtGATGGGGTGCTTAAATATTCATACAGCCTCAAAGGAGTGCAAAACACCCCACTAGGAGCCAGGGTGCATTGGAATATCTTTGTATAAGAATCTCACaatcggggcacctaggtggctcggggggttaagcctctgcctttggctcaggtcatgatcttggggtcctgggatcgagccccgcatcgggctctctgctctgcaggaagactgcttcctcctctctctctctctgcctgcctctctgcttacttgtgatctctctctgccaaataaataaataaaatcttttaaaaaaaaaaaaaaaaaagaacctcacaATCTAgggcttgtaaaaaaaaaaaaatctgtaaaacgTAACTATAATCCAGGGTGAGAGATAGTGTCTAGGAGGACTTTGCCTGAGTTTTGTGGCAGGCTGGAGGGACTTCTGGCTGGGGAAATGAAGGGGGACTTCACAGAGGAGGCAGCCCATGATCCAGGCCTTGAAAGATGAGTAGAAATTGAACGTGAAGGTCTGGGAGAAAGACATTAGAAAGACACGTGGGTGAGAAATCTCAAAACCACTAGGGAGCATGAAGAGCTGGTTTGGCAGGAGCAGAAAAAGTAGGAgcaagtgggaggcagaggctaAGGCCCAGATCATGGAGGACCCAGGTGCCTGGTCAAGGATGTGGAACGATTCTGTAGGCTTCGGGGGACCCCAAGGATGCtttggggtgtttgtttgttgtttttggtttttttttttaagattttatttattcatttgacagagatcacaagtaggcagagaggcaggcagagagagagaggaggaagcaggctccccgctgagcagagagcccaatgcagggctcgatcccaggaccctaggatcatgatctgagccaaagacagaggcttaaccccccgagctacccaggcacccctgtttttgtttttttaagattttatttatttgacagagagagactcagtgagagagggaacacaagcaggggcagtgggagagagagaagcaggcttcccactgagcagggagccccatatggggcttgatcccaggaccctaggatcatcaactgagccaaaggcagacacttaatgactgagccacccaggcacccccccgaGGATGCTTTGATGTGCGTGGTGATTAATCTGGCCAGACAGAGGAAGTGTGACAACTAGaggacaggcagacaggcaagaCACCATTCCACTGTCCATCAGAGATGCAAAATGAAGACAAGAACTGGGAAGAGCAGTCAGCATAAAGAGGGAGGAACCCGTTGGGGCTGGGGCACCTTTGGGGCACCAGAATGGACTGGACTTGATGGCTGATtgcagggtgagggagaaggtTTGGTCAGAGATGATGCTGATGGAGAGCCAATGTCCAACACGATAACTATGTTAATAATTGTATGCTGTCCATgggaaatttgctaagagagtcaGTCACCACACATGCACAAAATGGTACCTGTGTGAGGAGCTAGCTATGTTCATTAGCTTAACTGTACCAACCATTTCTCTATGTAGAGGTATGTCAAAACAttctgtggggcgcctggctggctcagttgaaagagcatgcaactcttgatcttggggttgtgagttcaagccttgcactgggtatagaaattactaaaaaaaacaaaaaaaaacaaaaaaaaaaaaaaacgaacaaaaaaaaaaaaaaaaaaaaaaaaaacctttaaaaagtgttgtatactttaaataaatacaacttttattaaaataattacatatatgagaacgttaaaaaattaactctgagACTTGACCCAAGTGATGACATGAACAGAAACAAGGAGACAAACTTTAGAAGTATTTGGAGAGAAAGACTGTGAGCCCCTTCTGGACATTTTGAGTTTGTGGGTCCAGTGAGGCATTAGCTGAGTGACCACAGTCAACAACACTATATTGTATACgttgtacatctaaaactaacaTGATgacatatgtcaattatatctcattttattttattttttaaagattttattcattgatttagagacagagagaaagggaccaagtggggggaggggcaaagggtgaggaagagagagagaagcccaagcagacATCCCCCAcccatgctgagcctggagcccgatgggggggccgatcccacaaccccaagatcataacccaagttgaaatcaagaaccagactctcaaccgactgagccaccccggtgccccaattatatcttattttagaagaaaaattttaaggcagTTGGAAACGAGGGCCCAGAGCTCAGGAGAGAAGTCAAGGTCAAGATCCCTGTGGGGCAGTCAGCCATATAAAGATGGAAACTACAGGAATGAGGTGCGGGGAGCGGATGTTCAAGGAAGTCCAGACGGCAGAGACCCGAGAACAGAATCTTAAAGAATGTAATATTTTAAGCAACCGAAGAAACTAGCACAGGAGACACAGACAGAACAGGTAGGAATTAGAAGGCTGAAAGCTGGGAGCAGAAACAGGGTGGCAGGGTGAGACCGAAGCCAGGAGAAGACGGAGTCACGGGGAGGCTTTGGGCAGCAGGGTCGGTGCTGTGCAGAGTGAGGGAAGGTCTGTGAACGCGGCGGGTGCGAGGTCGTTGGGATTTCAGTTGAGGAGTGGAAATAGAAGCCAAATGATTAATTTAGGAGTGGACAGTGAGGAAGTAAAGGTGGTGTGTATGGGCCCATCTTTTGAGATGGGCCagtgaagcaaaggaaaaaaaccagaagGGTAATTTGAGGGAGTGGCAAGATCAAAGGACAGGTTTCTGGAAGCCAGCAAGCGGGGAGGAGGAACTGGTGTTAATAGCAAGAGAGAGGTTAAGAGACGGGCCCCAGGAGAGATGAACAGGATTAAGAGATgaacagggaggagggaagagaggggaaggcaccctgaggcagaggggaaaaggggaaggagcAAGCAGGGGGCCCTCTTCTGGGCCAAGAGCCATGCCAGATGATTTCCTAGTTTTCCTCTCAGCATCCCTGGAGGGAGGTGTCATTaccctcattttatggatgaggctCCCCGGACGCAGAGTGGCTGCCCTGCCACCTGGGCTTTGGCCTCAGTCTCCTACTCCAGAGTCCTCACCCGTCTCCCTGACATCAGCATGCCTCGCTCCTGCGAGTGGCCGAGGAACAGAAAAGCGCATGATGGCCCAGGCAGGGAGAGGTTCTGACCCATCCCTTCGTGCGTCTCCTGCCCCAGGAAGCTGGCAGCCGAGCACCCGTTCCTGAAGGAGATGCAAGAGCGAGGGGAGAACCTGTATGTGGTCATGGAGGTGGTGGAGACAGTGCAGGAGGTCACTCTGGAGAGAGCCGGCAAGGCggagggctgcttctccctcccgtTCTTCGCCCCCTTGGGACTTCAggtttggttctctctctctctctctctctctctctctcacacacacacacacacacacacaaacacacctctGTATTTAGCCTCTCCTTGGAGCCTGCATTAAGCACATTCATTTTCCCCATCGGCGCCTACCCGGGATACTGAAAATGACCCACTCCGTCTTCCTGCTATTCAAGACTCAGGCCCCTGTCAGCCAGACCCAAGCCCTCTCTCTGGTCAAGGGTGCCCAGTGTGGCCAGAGGCCTGTTCCAGATGCCACAGGGAGCCATCAGGGAAGGGGGAACTCATAGTCATGGGTCATCCCTCATGGTGTTCCTGGTGTACTGGAGAGACACATTCTCAGTCTCACGGAGGAGACACACGGGTTAAAGCCCCGAGAACACAGGCCTGGAAAATTCGATGTAGATGAGAAATGCTCCACATACCTAAACCTAGTTTGTATAAATATTCAAGGGGTGAGTTGGAACTGGGAGTAGGGTTAGTcatggaaggcttcctgaaggaggcgAGCACAGGCCAGATGGcgaagaggaagaaggaacaggGCCTGTGGAAATTCTCAGGTGGGATGGAGATGCCCAGGCAGGTGATGGAGCTGGTCCGTCCAGTTCCTTTCTGTGTCTGCACCAGGAAGGGAGATACACCTCGTCAGCGGGATGATGCCAAAGGGCTTCAAAGTGTATCCCATGGAGTCCAGACTAGGTGGAAAGGCAATCAGGGACACAAATGAAAGGTTTTCAACTTCTTATCTCCCCAGAGGTGCTCGGGCCTGCCCCTCCACGTGCACCACCCACACCCCATGTCTCAGACTCTCGGAGGGTTCAAAAGTCTTAACTGTCTGATCCTAGGGATCCATAAACCACAAGGAGGCTGTGACCATCCCCAAGGGCTGCATCCTGGCCTTTCGAGTGAGACAACTGATGGTCAAAGGCAACGATGAGTGGGGTGAGCAGACACTGGCGTGTTGTCTCCTCCAGACAAGAATTACCCGCATTAGCACTAAGGCACCCCGGTCCCCTCTGGTGGCAAGCCAGGGAAGGAGTGCTGGAGTTACTGTATTGTGGTCCCAGCTGCCAGGGACAGAACTGCAGGGGGGCTGCTCTGGAGAGGGAGTAAAGGAGCCCCTGGGTCCTGAACACCTCCAGCATGCTAGGCCCCGGGTtagctggggggcggggcacgGAGATGAAGAAGCTCCGCCTTCTGCTCTCAAGAAGTCTGCACCCCATCGAGGAAACAGACGCAGATACCAGCACTAGGATGCAAAGCAGAAAATAGAGTCGTCCTAGGATTTACGAAGAGAAGAGTTCCTTGCGCAACAGAGGTGGAGCAGGGGATTTGGTGGGGCCTTTGGGGACAGGGACTAGCCCTTAGTGAAGCCCATGGACTTGACAATAGAGAAGGGAAGGTGGGCAGCCATTTAAGGGTCCTCCTGCTCTCGCCTCTCTTACAGATATTCCACATATCTGCAATGATAACATGCAAACCTTCCCTCCCGGAGGTAAGTGAAATTGCTTCCCCTTTCACCCTACCCTGACATCATCTGCTAAAATCCTGCACCTTCCACTAGCATGTGCCATAATCCTTCAAGGAGCCCCTCGTTTTGTTTCCCAAGTCCCTTTATAAAAATATCTGCCCTCAACTtcaggaaagggagacagaagtaCATAAATACTGccctagagagacagagagactaaAAGAGACCGGAAGTCAGAAGCAGAAATAAGACTCAGAGATACTGTGTGTTCCCAGActgtatgtgtgttggggggaagggaaTGAGCTAACATAATCTCCGTGTGTTTTTATAATGATCATTGATAAAGCTGCCTTGACATCCGCTCTAGATAAAAAGGCACAAATAGGTTTTATGCTGACatatgtatattgtttctgtCTTCAGAAAAGCCAGAGGAGAAGTTCACCCGTAagttttttctctcatttctttttttttttttttttttttttaagatttacttatttatttgagagagagagacagacagagagcacaagcgggaggggcggggatagggagagagactctcaagcagactcccaactgagcacagagccctatacggggctctctccctccaccctgggatcaggacctgggccaaaatcaagagttggacgcttaaccgactgagccacccagctgtcccttgacacagaattttaaaactccaatcttcttctcctcttccctgaaAGACTGACTGTTTGCAGGTCTCAGCAAACAACTGTCCCCAAAACATGACAGAAATTCCAATGACTTAGGAAAAAGTGGTGGCAGGGGAAGACTTTAGACAGGCTACTCAGGTGGTCTGACGCCACAGACCTCTGTCCTCGAGGGCCTCCTTAGCTGTAACCTGTCCCACGCACCTCTTCTGCTCTGTTGCCCAGCATCTGGGATAGATGAGTCACTGAGTCACAGTGATGCCAACTCAGTCAATCCAGGGGCCCCTTTTCATGTTGGATTAGCTTTTTTCCTGCCCCATTCCTGCCTCCCATGAATGGAGCAAGTGTAGCTTCAAGATAGCTGGGACATCCCAGGAAACTGTTTTGGAGGAGTacattcttgtcttttctttcctcttcacccCCAGATGTTATCCTGGCATCTGATGCTGGTAAGGAATTTTCTGAGTTTCTCCCAAGACTTTGGAATGAGGCAGTGGGctgcagagagggaaagacaagTGCTGAGTCCCAGGTCTGGGCAACTGGAGCCACTTCCAGAAGCTATTCCCCTGGACATAGGCTTAGGATGCCAGGCCCCTAGAAGGTCAGGCCAAGATTCAAGCTAACCTCAATCCACCCATATCCTTGGATAAAGACCCACCCATCCTCACCCTCACTCAGTCACCGAAGTCATTCTTCTTTGTTGAATAACTCCAGAAGGGGAAATAGACTTTCCTTCTCAACTTTAAGCTGGAGTCTAAGAGAAAGGAAAGTCGATTGTCTACTGTCACGGGATGGGGCTTGGGAACGTGGGGAGAATCAACCGTCCGCTTAGATGATAATGTATGTCCTGGTCCACCTCCTTGCCCTAGACCATCCCCCATAACACCTCAAGTCAGGGCTCATGGAAACTTCATAATCATGTTCCCTGGTCAAGAAGAGAGGTCAGGCTCAGGCTGGGAGCAGAGCACGGGGACCTGAGGGGGCTGGATGAGAAGGCTGCCAGACCGAGGGCGCTTGGCTTACCATGTTCACTGTCTCAATAGGGGAGGAACATGAGGACTTCAAGACACTAAAAGAAGAAGTTCAAAGAGAGATCCAAGAAGTAAAGAAGCTAAACCAGGCAGGGCAAAACTCCCTGCTCACCTGCCTCAGCAAACTTCTCGGGAAGAAAAAGGAGCTACAGGACCTGGAACTCACGGTGAGGTCCCAGAGGAAGGTTgctggtgggtgggtgtgtgtgggtgtcaCAACTGGcagaggacaggacaggacagagtTGGTCAGTGGCCGGGAGAATCAATTGTGGGTGTCTTCCTTGAGGCTGGCCaggtgtcctccccacccccacccggctGCCACTGCCCTCATCATGCCTCTGGAAAAGGGTACACAGGACAGCTTCTCTCAAAGCACCTGCTGACAGACAGAGGGTAGGCTGTGGGCCAGCAGGGCCCTTCCTTGGAAAGGGGACTGGAACATTTCCCTCC
Protein-coding regions in this window:
- the GSDMA gene encoding gasdermin-A isoform X1 → MTIFENVTRALARQLNPRGDLTPLDSLIDFKRFHPFCLVLRKRKSTLFWGARYVRTDYTLLDVLEAGSSPADPTDSGNFSFKNMLDARVEGEVDVPKTVKVTGTAGLSRSSTLEVQTLSVAPKALETLHQERKLAAEHPFLKEMQERGENLYVVMEVVETVQEVTLERAGKAEGCFSLPFFAPLGLQGSINHKEAVTIPKGCILAFRVRQLMVKGNDEWDIPHICNDNMQTFPPGEKPEEKFTHVILASDAGEEHEDFKTLKEEVQREIQEVKKLNQAGQNSLLTCLSKLLGKKKELQDLELTLEGALDKGHEVTLEALPKDVLVSKEAMGGILYFLGALTELSEAQQKLLIKSMEKKILPMQLKLVENTMEQSFLQDKEGVFPLQPDLLSSLGEEELTLTEALVGLSGLEVQRSGPQYTWDPDTLPRLCALYAGLSLLQLLTKAS
- the GSDMA gene encoding gasdermin-A isoform X2, which encodes MTIFENVTRALARQLNPRGDLTPLDSLIDFKRFHPFCLVLRKRKSTLFWGARYVRTDYTLLDVLEAGSSPADPTDSGNFSFKNMLDARVEGEVDVPKTVKVTGTAGLSRSSTLEVQTLSVAPKALETLHQERKLAAEHPFLKEMQERGENLYVVMEVVETVQEVTLERAGKAEGCFSLPFFAPLGLQGSINHKEAVTIPKGCILAFRVRQLMVKGNDEWDIPHICNDNMQTFPPGDVILASDAGEEHEDFKTLKEEVQREIQEVKKLNQAGQNSLLTCLSKLLGKKKELQDLELTLEGALDKGHEVTLEALPKDVLVSKEAMGGILYFLGALTELSEAQQKLLIKSMEKKILPMQLKLVENTMEQSFLQDKEGVFPLQPDLLSSLGEEELTLTEALVGLSGLEVQRSGPQYTWDPDTLPRLCALYAGLSLLQLLTKAS